Proteins encoded together in one Shewanella oneidensis MR-1 window:
- a CDS encoding alkene reductase produces MTIENTVNSVENLFDTYKLNDTITLKNRILMAPLTRCMADANLVPTDDMVAYYARRAEAGLIISEATIIRPDAQGYPNTPGIFTQAQIAGWRKVTDAVHANGGKIFVQLWHTGRVAHPHFFGGGDVLAPSAQKIEGSVPRMRELTYVTPKAVTVEDIQGLVRDYAKAAENAIEAGFDGVEIHGANGYLIDQFLHHDSNRRTDEYGGTPVNMSRFALEVVDAIIARIGHDRTGLRISPGAYFNMASDSRDRVVFDYLLPELEKRDLAFVHIGIFDDSIEFDYLGGTASSYVRAHYGKTLVGVGSYSAETASKAIAEDKFDLIAIGRPFIANPDYVAKVRNSEELVAYSDEMLASLI; encoded by the coding sequence ATGACGATAGAAAATACAGTTAACTCAGTAGAAAATTTATTCGACACCTACAAGCTTAATGACACCATTACCTTAAAAAACCGTATCTTAATGGCGCCATTAACGCGCTGTATGGCCGATGCAAATTTGGTTCCTACCGATGATATGGTGGCTTACTATGCACGCCGTGCTGAGGCGGGGTTGATTATCTCCGAGGCCACCATTATTCGCCCTGATGCCCAAGGCTACCCAAATACTCCTGGTATTTTTACTCAAGCGCAAATTGCAGGCTGGCGTAAAGTGACCGATGCAGTGCATGCCAATGGCGGTAAGATTTTTGTGCAATTATGGCATACGGGCCGTGTTGCTCATCCGCATTTCTTCGGTGGTGGTGATGTGCTGGCTCCTTCTGCTCAGAAAATTGAAGGCAGTGTGCCAAGAATGCGTGAACTCACCTATGTGACGCCAAAAGCCGTAACAGTTGAAGATATTCAGGGGCTGGTGCGTGATTATGCCAAGGCGGCTGAGAATGCGATTGAAGCGGGGTTCGATGGTGTTGAGATCCATGGTGCCAATGGCTATTTGATTGATCAATTCTTACATCACGACAGTAACCGTCGAACCGATGAATATGGCGGCACACCTGTAAATATGTCGCGGTTTGCCTTAGAAGTTGTCGATGCGATTATTGCGCGTATTGGTCACGACAGAACAGGCCTTCGTATTTCCCCCGGGGCCTATTTCAATATGGCAAGTGATAGTCGTGACCGTGTTGTTTTTGATTACTTACTTCCTGAGTTAGAAAAGCGCGATCTGGCCTTTGTGCATATCGGTATTTTCGATGACAGCATCGAATTTGATTACTTAGGCGGCACAGCATCAAGTTATGTGCGTGCTCACTATGGCAAAACGCTAGTCGGTGTAGGCAGCTATAGTGCAGAGACTGCAAGCAAGGCAATTGCAGAGGATAAATTTGACTTAATTGCAATTGGTCGCCCCTTTATTGCTAACCCTGATTATGTGGCTAAAGTGCGTAACAGCGAGGAGCTGGTGGCTTATAGCGACGAGATGTTAGCAAGTTTAATTTAA
- a CDS encoding sensor domain-containing protein, whose protein sequence is MIDCAISQKQLTDWANDLQLVADITQSYAVILKVNAAGEYRQLIQSELCQQDDIEALIRHFNHKAHLNLYQNATPKVNTSSTRAAPHNPFNESSTFSQYQVNLPVDVRHAAAYQQALIPDVKAMPQWRDAGLGSLIYLPIIWSSGAHFGVFCLYHKAALQLDDKALQLASLTVNSLQLNLSELHRAQRQQMTVLRGDAQSIDIIDLQTFIDSFEEHIWVKNTEGVYTICNQSVEKAWDLPRSDIVGKTDEDLFGKAIADIFLNGDRLAIEAGAPIIVAECLDGENKNNHLWLETLKLPALTPDGELAGVIGMTRNISKHKEVEEQLTLATNVFKHSFEGVVVTDRHGNITDVNGAFYEITGYSREELLGQNPRLFNSGRHEKAFFETMWNNLLGGGKWNGEIWNRRKDGTIFPQNITISAIYDEVGEIRYFVAVFADISAQKQSEAQLAHLAYFDPLTHLPNRMKLMIQLKQEIMHAKRLNSQLATVFIDVDLFKHINDSFGHSIGDEMLVELAKRLRSQLQEQDVLSRIGSDEFVALISGIQYHEDATAAINQLRQVFEQPFVVSTGDHLRLTATMGVSLYPSDGSNADTLLRNADAAMYRAKSEGRNNYAFYTESLTKESIEHLKLQSALYGALEQNALYLMYQPKVDLVTRKTVGVEALLRWNDPILGQISPSVFIPVAEKSGLIYDIGLWVLETACQQGVHWLAAGKQFGRIAVNVAGQQLQRNSFVEDVKRILTQTGLPATCLELEVTESVMMNNPDVAIRDLKLLGDLGIVLSVDDFGTGYSSLNYLKKLPIHKLKIDQSFVRDIPFDTNNTAIAKAVIVLGHALKLEIVAEGVETAEQADFLTQNLCDQAQGYLFSRPQLPADVEAFFTKLK, encoded by the coding sequence ATGATTGATTGTGCAATTTCACAAAAGCAGTTAACAGATTGGGCAAATGACTTACAGTTGGTTGCCGATATCACTCAGTCATATGCGGTGATTTTAAAAGTGAATGCAGCAGGTGAATATCGTCAGTTAATCCAGTCTGAACTGTGCCAACAAGATGATATTGAAGCACTAATACGGCATTTTAATCATAAAGCACATTTAAACCTTTACCAAAACGCCACGCCTAAAGTTAATACCTCATCTACCCGCGCCGCTCCCCATAATCCTTTCAACGAATCAAGCACCTTTAGCCAGTACCAGGTCAATCTTCCAGTGGATGTGCGCCATGCTGCTGCATATCAACAGGCGTTGATCCCAGATGTAAAAGCGATGCCCCAGTGGCGTGATGCAGGGCTTGGAAGCTTGATTTATCTGCCCATTATCTGGAGTTCTGGCGCGCATTTTGGCGTATTTTGTTTATATCATAAGGCGGCTTTGCAGTTAGATGATAAGGCGCTGCAACTCGCATCCCTTACTGTAAATAGTCTGCAGCTTAATTTGAGCGAGTTGCATAGAGCGCAACGACAACAAATGACCGTGTTACGCGGTGATGCACAATCGATTGATATTATTGACTTACAAACCTTTATCGACAGTTTTGAAGAGCATATTTGGGTCAAAAATACCGAGGGTGTTTATACCATTTGCAACCAAAGTGTTGAAAAAGCTTGGGATTTACCCCGCAGTGACATTGTCGGCAAGACGGACGAAGATTTATTTGGCAAAGCGATTGCAGATATTTTTCTCAATGGTGACAGGCTCGCCATTGAGGCTGGGGCGCCGATTATTGTTGCTGAATGTTTGGATGGTGAAAATAAAAACAACCACCTATGGCTTGAAACCCTCAAACTCCCCGCCTTAACGCCCGATGGAGAATTGGCGGGGGTGATAGGCATGACCCGTAATATCTCTAAACATAAAGAAGTGGAAGAACAACTTACCCTCGCCACCAATGTTTTTAAACACTCCTTCGAAGGTGTCGTGGTGACAGATAGGCACGGTAATATTACCGATGTTAATGGTGCCTTTTATGAGATCACGGGGTACTCGCGGGAAGAGTTACTTGGGCAAAATCCACGCTTATTTAATTCTGGCCGCCACGAGAAAGCCTTTTTTGAAACCATGTGGAATAACTTACTCGGAGGCGGTAAGTGGAATGGTGAAATTTGGAATCGGCGTAAAGACGGCACTATTTTTCCGCAAAATATCACGATCAGTGCCATTTATGATGAGGTGGGGGAGATCCGCTATTTTGTCGCAGTATTTGCCGATATCTCCGCTCAAAAACAGAGTGAAGCGCAGCTTGCTCATTTAGCTTATTTTGATCCACTTACCCACTTACCTAATCGCATGAAGTTGATGATACAGCTTAAGCAAGAAATTATGCATGCGAAAAGGCTTAATTCACAGTTAGCGACAGTCTTTATCGATGTCGATTTGTTTAAACACATTAATGACAGTTTTGGCCATAGCATTGGCGATGAAATGCTGGTGGAACTTGCAAAGCGCCTTCGTAGCCAGTTGCAAGAGCAAGACGTGTTGTCACGGATTGGTAGCGATGAGTTTGTGGCGCTGATCTCGGGCATTCAATATCATGAGGATGCAACCGCGGCAATTAACCAATTACGACAAGTGTTTGAGCAGCCCTTTGTGGTAAGCACTGGGGATCATTTGCGTTTAACCGCCACCATGGGAGTATCCCTCTACCCAAGTGATGGGAGTAACGCCGATACGCTGTTACGCAATGCTGATGCTGCCATGTATCGTGCTAAGAGTGAGGGGCGAAATAACTATGCCTTTTACACTGAATCGTTAACCAAAGAGTCAATCGAACATTTAAAATTGCAGAGTGCGCTCTATGGTGCGCTTGAGCAAAATGCGTTGTATTTGATGTATCAGCCCAAAGTGGATCTAGTGACCCGTAAAACTGTTGGTGTTGAGGCGCTATTGCGTTGGAACGATCCGATTTTAGGGCAAATTTCGCCGAGTGTGTTTATTCCCGTCGCCGAGAAAAGTGGCTTAATTTACGATATTGGTTTGTGGGTGCTTGAAACCGCCTGTCAGCAAGGCGTGCATTGGTTGGCCGCGGGTAAACAGTTTGGTCGGATTGCGGTTAACGTCGCAGGGCAGCAGTTGCAACGCAACTCCTTTGTAGAGGATGTAAAACGTATCCTAACGCAAACTGGCTTACCTGCCACTTGTCTGGAGCTTGAAGTGACTGAAAGCGTGATGATGAACAATCCAGATGTTGCGATACGTGATTTAAAATTGTTAGGCGATCTGGGCATCGTGCTTTCAGTGGATGATTTTGGTACAGGTTATTCATCACTTAATTATTTGAAAAAGCTTCCCATTCATAAGCTTAAAATCGATCAGTCCTTCGTTCGCGATATTCCCTTCGATACCAACAATACCGCCATTGCTAAAGCGGTGATTGTACTTGGCCATGCTTTAAAGTTAGAAATCGTGGCTGAAGGCGTCGAAACTGCTGAGCAAGCCGACTTTTTAACTCAAAACCTTTGCGATCAAGCACAGGGTTATCTCTTTAGTCGCCCACAATTACCGGCGGATGTTGAGGCCTTTTTTACCAAACTTAAGTAA
- a CDS encoding IS256-like element ISSod4 family transposase: protein MTQPFNFEQALKDLQSGKSLTGKDSILGPLIKQLTEAALQAELEQHLAHDPQPNRKNGKTPKTIKHPSGNFELDAPRDRNGTFEPQLIKKNQTTLTDEIERKVLSMFSIGMSYRDINQHVEDMYGLNVSNATVSAITDKLIPELKAWQQRPLDSHYPIVWLDAIHYKVKEDGRYVSKAVYTLLALNMKGKKEILGLHLSENEGANYWLSVLTDLNNRGVKDILIACVDGLTGFPEAIASIFPHTETQLCVIHQIRNSMKYVASKNQKAFMADLKPVYRAVSKEAAEMALDELEAKWGDAYPLVINSWRRKWHNLSHYFKYPEHIRKVIYTTNAVEAVHRQFRKLTKTKGAFPNENSLLKLLYAGILNASDKWTMPIHNWSLCLSQLAIYFEGRLDSVLEI, encoded by the coding sequence ATGACCCAACCTTTTAACTTCGAACAAGCCCTTAAAGATCTGCAGTCAGGTAAAAGCCTCACAGGTAAAGACAGCATTCTTGGCCCACTGATCAAGCAACTCACTGAAGCGGCTCTCCAGGCTGAGCTTGAGCAGCATTTAGCGCATGATCCTCAGCCTAATCGTAAAAATGGCAAAACCCCTAAGACCATTAAGCATCCGTCCGGTAACTTTGAGTTAGACGCGCCTAGAGACCGCAATGGCACCTTTGAGCCTCAGTTGATTAAGAAAAATCAAACTACACTAACCGATGAAATCGAACGTAAAGTGTTATCGATGTTCAGTATAGGTATGAGCTATCGCGATATTAATCAACATGTTGAAGATATGTATGGGCTCAATGTGTCTAACGCAACAGTCAGTGCTATCACTGACAAACTCATCCCCGAACTTAAAGCGTGGCAACAGCGCCCATTAGATAGCCATTATCCTATCGTTTGGCTTGATGCGATACATTATAAAGTCAAAGAGGATGGGCGTTACGTCAGTAAAGCCGTTTACACATTGTTAGCGCTTAATATGAAAGGAAAAAAGGAAATTTTGGGGCTTCACTTGTCCGAAAATGAAGGCGCTAATTACTGGCTATCCGTACTGACCGATCTTAATAATCGTGGTGTAAAAGATATTCTTATCGCCTGTGTTGACGGCTTGACCGGTTTCCCTGAGGCCATAGCCAGTATCTTCCCTCATACGGAAACACAGCTATGCGTTATCCACCAGATCCGCAACTCAATGAAGTATGTCGCCTCAAAAAATCAGAAAGCGTTTATGGCTGATTTAAAGCCTGTGTATCGAGCCGTGAGTAAAGAAGCCGCAGAGATGGCATTGGACGAACTGGAGGCCAAATGGGGTGATGCTTATCCGTTGGTAATCAACTCTTGGCGTCGCAAATGGCATAATTTGTCCCATTATTTTAAGTACCCAGAACATATCAGGAAAGTGATTTACACGACCAATGCGGTTGAGGCTGTACATCGCCAATTTAGAAAGCTCACCAAAACCAAAGGTGCATTTCCTAATGAAAATAGCTTGTTGAAGCTACTTTACGCAGGCATATTAAACGCCTCAGATAAATGGACCATGCCAATCCACAATTGGAGCCTTTGTTTATCTCAGTTAGCGATTTATTTTGAAGGACGTTTAGATAGCGTGCTAGAAATTTAA
- a CDS encoding TetR/AcrR family transcriptional regulator translates to MRNAEFDRAQVLRGAMAAFMRKGYTKTSMQDLTQATGLHPGSIYCAFSNKRGLLIAAIEQYQQDRNEQFKLIFSNTRPVLNNLKNYLDNVVVECISCDSQQACLLTKALNEIAEQDDEIQHIISQNLQLWQNALTAQFELATSQGILQGELNSEQRAQYLMMGIYGLRTFAHTHPQAEILQQLANKLFDDVCR, encoded by the coding sequence ATGCGAAATGCAGAGTTTGATAGGGCACAAGTGCTCAGAGGGGCAATGGCCGCCTTTATGCGAAAAGGATATACCAAAACCAGCATGCAGGACCTTACCCAAGCCACCGGACTGCACCCTGGGTCCATTTACTGCGCCTTTAGTAATAAACGTGGGTTGCTCATTGCCGCAATCGAGCAATATCAACAGGATAGAAACGAGCAGTTTAAGCTTATCTTCTCCAACACTCGACCAGTGCTTAATAATTTAAAAAACTACTTAGACAATGTAGTCGTCGAATGTATCAGTTGCGATAGCCAGCAAGCCTGTTTACTCACCAAGGCATTAAATGAAATCGCAGAACAAGATGATGAGATTCAACATATTATCAGCCAGAATTTACAGCTATGGCAGAACGCACTCACCGCACAATTTGAACTGGCAACATCTCAGGGGATATTGCAGGGAGAGCTCAATAGCGAGCAAAGAGCACAATACCTAATGATGGGCATTTATGGCTTACGAACCTTCGCTCACACTCATCCGCAGGCAGAGATATTGCAACAATTAGCCAACAAACTGTTTGATGATGTTTGCAGATAA
- a CDS encoding Lon protease family protein: MPTVPTVVPAIPLTSQQIYRRSELQQLSAECHSTAQLTPLDDIVGQERAQQAVEFAMGIKEKGYNIYAIGQNGLGKRTMMLRYLNRHDPIEPALFDWCYVVNFDDTRSPKVLKLTAGTGLEFKKSIEKLMLKLVRALPLAFDNEMYYARAEKLKSQLTQKQEAVLTELSEEAKQKNISLSLTMQGDYQMIALNGDEPHDEATFSALTEAERNQFESNINGLEVKLRSIIRQNTEWEEEFSDTQQEHDEQVAKDVLVHFFKPLKDKYKHQPDVRAFLTGMQADILSNLDIFLEESEEQLALAYASLEKKMPRRYQVNVLVSQGEQKYPIVVEESPSYHSLFGYVENATFRGTVFTDFSLIRPGSLHKANGGVLLMDAIKVLERPYVWDGLKRALRSRKLDLSSLEREVSLSGTISLAPEPIPLDVKIILFGDHETYQLLQHYDADFIELFRVTADFEDVMDRSDASEAHYARFISSIVHDNNMLHCDRSAIARIIEYSSREAQDQQKLSLHSANIANLLRESNFCAKAVSSKRIEKQHVEQALKNQQKRVSRLHDNIMESFVNGTTLINTHDKVVGQINALSVVSTSEHQFGLPNRITATTAYGKGEVLDIEHRVKLGGRIHSKGVLILTAYLASVLGKTAQIPLTTYLTFEQSYSGVDGDSASMAECCAIISAISELPLRQDIAITGSMNQFGEAQPIGGVNEKIEGFFDVCQIKGRTSSQGVIIPESNIANLMLRQDIVEAVERGEFHIWAINHVTQAMTLLLGKTAATVQTNESKHIDQYAPECIFGIAQQKLNALRALSKTNS, encoded by the coding sequence ATGCCTACCGTGCCTACAGTCGTACCCGCCATCCCATTAACGAGTCAGCAGATTTATCGAAGGTCCGAACTTCAACAGCTTAGTGCTGAATGCCACTCTACTGCCCAGCTCACGCCACTTGATGATATTGTCGGTCAAGAACGCGCCCAGCAGGCGGTAGAATTTGCCATGGGGATCAAAGAAAAGGGCTATAACATTTACGCTATCGGACAAAATGGTCTCGGTAAACGCACCATGATGTTGCGCTATCTCAATCGCCATGATCCGATTGAACCCGCGTTATTTGACTGGTGCTATGTGGTGAACTTTGACGATACCCGTAGCCCCAAAGTATTAAAACTCACCGCAGGTACGGGGCTAGAATTTAAGAAATCCATCGAAAAACTTATGCTCAAATTGGTGAGGGCATTACCCTTAGCCTTTGATAACGAAATGTATTATGCAAGGGCAGAAAAACTCAAAAGCCAACTGACACAAAAACAAGAAGCCGTACTCACAGAGTTAAGTGAAGAAGCAAAACAAAAAAACATTAGTCTGAGTTTAACCATGCAGGGGGATTATCAAATGATCGCCCTCAACGGTGACGAGCCCCATGATGAAGCCACTTTCAGCGCCCTCACTGAAGCCGAGCGTAATCAATTTGAAAGTAATATCAATGGGCTAGAAGTAAAACTAAGAAGCATTATCCGCCAAAATACCGAATGGGAAGAAGAGTTTAGTGATACCCAGCAGGAACACGATGAACAAGTTGCTAAGGATGTGTTGGTACACTTTTTTAAACCTTTGAAGGATAAATACAAACACCAACCTGATGTCAGAGCATTTTTAACCGGCATGCAGGCAGATATCCTAAGTAATTTAGATATTTTCCTTGAAGAAAGTGAAGAACAACTCGCCCTTGCCTACGCCTCACTTGAAAAGAAAATGCCCCGCCGTTATCAGGTCAATGTACTTGTGAGCCAAGGCGAGCAGAAATACCCCATCGTCGTAGAAGAAAGCCCTAGCTACCACAGCCTGTTTGGTTATGTTGAAAACGCCACCTTTAGAGGCACAGTGTTTACCGACTTCTCATTGATCCGCCCTGGTAGCTTACACAAGGCAAACGGCGGCGTACTGTTAATGGACGCCATAAAAGTGCTTGAACGCCCCTATGTTTGGGATGGTTTAAAGCGAGCATTACGCTCTCGCAAGTTGGATCTGAGTTCATTAGAGCGGGAAGTCTCACTGTCGGGCACCATTTCATTAGCACCGGAACCGATCCCGCTGGATGTAAAAATCATCCTATTTGGTGACCATGAAACCTATCAACTATTACAGCATTATGATGCTGATTTCATTGAACTATTTAGGGTAACTGCCGACTTTGAAGATGTCATGGACAGAAGTGACGCCTCCGAAGCCCACTACGCCCGATTTATTTCCAGTATCGTCCACGATAACAACATGTTGCACTGCGACCGCAGCGCCATTGCACGCATCATTGAATACAGCTCACGTGAGGCGCAGGATCAACAAAAGCTCTCGCTCCACTCCGCCAATATTGCCAACCTATTACGGGAATCAAACTTTTGCGCTAAAGCCGTATCAAGTAAGCGAATTGAAAAACAACATGTTGAACAAGCGCTAAAAAATCAACAGAAGCGCGTCTCCCGTCTACACGACAATATTATGGAAAGCTTTGTTAATGGCACGACGCTAATCAATACTCACGATAAAGTCGTTGGTCAAATCAATGCATTATCTGTTGTTTCCACTTCAGAACATCAATTTGGTCTGCCTAATCGTATCACTGCCACGACTGCTTATGGCAAGGGGGAAGTCCTGGATATCGAACACAGGGTCAAACTTGGTGGGCGTATTCATTCTAAGGGCGTACTGATCCTCACCGCCTATTTAGCCTCGGTGTTAGGTAAAACCGCGCAAATTCCCCTCACCACTTACCTCACCTTCGAGCAATCCTACAGCGGTGTCGATGGTGATAGTGCTTCAATGGCCGAATGCTGTGCCATTATCTCGGCCATCAGTGAGTTGCCCTTAAGACAAGATATTGCCATTACTGGCTCAATGAATCAGTTTGGTGAGGCTCAACCTATCGGCGGCGTTAATGAGAAAATTGAAGGCTTTTTCGATGTGTGTCAAATCAAGGGCAGAACCTCGAGTCAAGGGGTGATTATTCCCGAGTCGAATATCGCTAACTTAATGTTACGCCAAGATATTGTTGAAGCAGTTGAACGTGGTGAATTCCATATTTGGGCGATTAACCATGTCACTCAAGCGATGACCTTGCTATTAGGTAAAACCGCAGCAACAGTACAAACCAATGAGAGTAAACACATAGATCAATATGCACCGGAGTGCATTTTTGGCATTGCCCAGCAAAAACTTAATGCCTTAAGAGCACTCAGTAAAACCAATTCATAG
- a CDS encoding methyl-accepting chemotaxis protein has translation MSLSGLTHALVLEGIVCVWVLWIVKHVLSHKAQTSKEDILKLNRLSSAEHDISVQTSKIAIGSAEVSHFIDLLKKSIESNGEHASAIAVAAAQLSNTTALLGDNASSILVQTQEAERLSVQGRTQAQKGVSAIESLNTDINTAAQQVLALKSKAEQIQKITEVINAVAEQTNLLALNAAIEAARAGEQGRGFAVVADEVRSLAGKTAGATQDIGKMLLEIRAETDKSSALMERVVLQTADVVRAIAALDSHFTDISTSVTHSAHALGDMEDSLKQYNHTTNEISTSVAQIRDSLTVTGRQSMVVSEQAFTLTLTTEGIFKALSHWDTQTFDQQVLLLANEAAKACGEKLAQGLANASFTEAELFNPKYQPIANTQPQKYTTAFDRFTDQYFPAIQEPILAKHSEIIYAGAVDKKGYFPTHNKCFSQALTGKVEVDMAKNRTKRLFNDPTGIRCGTHTDPVLLQTYKRDTGEVMHDLSVPIYVNGKHWGGFRIGFKAKSLQ, from the coding sequence ATCTCCCTCTCAGGTTTAACACATGCCTTGGTTTTAGAGGGGATAGTTTGTGTTTGGGTGTTATGGATTGTTAAGCATGTTTTGAGTCACAAGGCGCAAACATCAAAGGAAGATATTCTTAAACTCAATAGGTTAAGCTCCGCTGAACATGATATTAGTGTCCAAACCAGTAAGATTGCGATTGGTTCAGCTGAGGTCTCACATTTTATTGATTTATTGAAAAAATCCATTGAGTCTAATGGCGAACATGCGAGTGCTATCGCGGTAGCGGCTGCGCAATTGAGTAATACGACTGCTTTGCTTGGGGATAATGCGAGTAGCATTTTAGTCCAAACTCAGGAGGCAGAGCGCTTGAGTGTGCAAGGCCGAACTCAAGCACAAAAGGGCGTGTCTGCTATCGAATCATTAAATACGGATATCAACACAGCCGCTCAGCAAGTGCTGGCCTTAAAGTCAAAAGCTGAACAAATTCAAAAAATCACCGAAGTCATTAATGCGGTGGCTGAACAAACAAACTTACTGGCGTTGAATGCGGCCATTGAAGCAGCGAGGGCGGGAGAGCAAGGTCGTGGTTTTGCGGTAGTGGCAGATGAGGTGCGAAGCCTTGCCGGAAAAACGGCAGGTGCAACTCAGGATATCGGTAAAATGTTGCTCGAAATTCGTGCGGAAACAGATAAAAGTTCGGCCTTAATGGAGCGAGTTGTTCTACAAACTGCTGATGTTGTTAGGGCGATAGCGGCGTTAGATAGCCATTTTACTGATATCTCAACCTCTGTGACTCACTCGGCGCATGCCCTCGGGGATATGGAAGACTCCCTTAAACAATATAATCACACCACCAATGAGATTAGTACCTCGGTAGCACAGATCCGAGACTCATTGACAGTGACGGGTAGACAAAGCATGGTGGTTTCTGAGCAGGCGTTTACCCTCACATTAACAACGGAAGGCATATTTAAAGCGCTGTCGCACTGGGACACTCAAACCTTTGATCAACAAGTGCTATTACTCGCTAACGAAGCGGCAAAAGCTTGCGGCGAGAAACTTGCTCAGGGATTAGCTAACGCTAGTTTTACTGAGGCGGAACTCTTTAATCCTAAATATCAGCCTATTGCGAATACCCAGCCACAAAAATATACCACTGCATTTGACCGCTTCACCGATCAATATTTTCCCGCCATTCAAGAACCGATTCTTGCTAAACATAGTGAGATTATTTATGCCGGAGCCGTTGATAAAAAAGGTTATTTCCCAACCCATAATAAGTGCTTTAGCCAAGCATTAACGGGTAAAGTTGAGGTTGATATGGCGAAAAATCGCACAAAACGCTTATTTAACGATCCTACAGGTATCCGCTGCGGGACCCATACAGATCCCGTATTACTACAAACCTATAAACGAGATACTGGTGAAGTTATGCATGATTTATCAGTGCCAATTTATGTAAATGGCAAACATTGGGGCGGATTTAGAATCGGGTTTAAAGCGAAGTCGCTTCAGTAA
- a CDS encoding TIGR02922 family protein, with the protein MQATQATVTVLYYDAPVGLIMHNAVLQDLPVSESGRVMIPTSFRKGKSIIAVLEGECKILNSLGERVFAQANIG; encoded by the coding sequence ATGCAAGCAACACAAGCGACAGTTACCGTTTTGTATTATGATGCACCAGTCGGGTTAATTATGCACAACGCGGTGTTACAAGATTTACCCGTAAGTGAGTCTGGCCGTGTAATGATCCCTACCAGTTTTCGAAAAGGAAAATCCATCATTGCCGTGCTAGAAGGTGAATGCAAGATATTGAACTCACTGGGTGAGCGGGTTTTTGCGCAGGCAAATATCGGTTAA
- a CDS encoding IS3-like element ISSod1 family transposase (programmed frameshift): MSLKKSHKSYPQAFKDEAVLMVLEQGYSVADAAKSLGVSTSLLYNWKEKHEALQQGITLEESERDELKRLRRENKELRMEKEIPKKGKRLLCERNEVRFRFIKLQSHLFPITLLCRVMSVSKSGYYDWHKRPANVISVETLKLYRLVRQLFKQSRGSLGNREMVKKLRKEGYQVGRYLVRKIMHRLRLKATQRCAYKVTTQRKHSDAVADNLLNMNFNPVSANQVWAGDVTYLKTGEGWMYLAVVMDLYSRRIVGWRIDKRMTTDLISKALIKAYNLRQPARGLVFHSDRGSQYTSKQFGRLLSSYGIRASMGDVGACWDNAVVERFFGSLKHDWIFKVAQPTREFMKQDVTAYIKYYNLERLHSANNDLSPVEFENSQVKVSSLG; encoded by the exons ATGAGTCTGAAAAAATCACATAAGAGTTATCCGCAGGCATTTAAAGATGAAGCCGTCTTGATGGTGCTGGAGCAAGGTTATAGCGTTGCCGATGCGGCAAAGTCTCTTGGAGTTAGCACGAGCCTGCTTTACAACTGGAAGGAAAAACACGAAGCCCTGCAACAAGGCATCACCTTAGAAGAGTCTGAGCGTGATGAGTTGAAGCGATTGCGTAGAGAAAACAAAGAATTACGCATGGAGAAAGAAATTC CTAAAAAAGGCAAGCGCCTTCTTTGCGAGAGAAATGAAGTAAGATTTCGTTTCATCAAACTGCAATCTCACCTGTTTCCCATAACACTGTTATGTCGAGTAATGAGTGTCAGTAAGTCAGGCTATTACGATTGGCATAAACGCCCTGCAAACGTGATAAGCGTTGAAACACTGAAGCTTTATCGCCTTGTTCGACAGCTATTTAAGCAAAGTCGAGGCAGCTTAGGGAATCGTGAAATGGTGAAGAAATTGCGCAAGGAAGGCTACCAGGTTGGTCGCTATCTCGTTCGTAAAATTATGCACCGCCTTCGACTCAAAGCAACCCAGCGATGTGCTTACAAGGTGACGACACAGCGAAAACACTCAGATGCAGTGGCTGATAACCTGTTAAACATGAACTTTAATCCAGTATCGGCTAATCAGGTCTGGGCGGGTGACGTGACCTATTTAAAGACGGGTGAAGGCTGGATGTACTTAGCTGTGGTGATGGATTTATATTCACGCCGGATTGTGGGATGGCGCATAGACAAACGCATGACCACAGATTTGATATCCAAGGCATTAATAAAAGCCTACAACCTGCGACAACCAGCGCGAGGGCTGGTATTTCACAGTGACCGAGGCTCGCAATATACCAGTAAACAATTCGGTAGGCTGCTATCGAGCTATGGTATCCGAGCCAGCATGGGTGATGTGGGTGCGTGTTGGGATAATGCCGTTGTTGAGCGATTCTTTGGTAGCTTGAAACACGATTGGATTTTTAAAGTTGCTCAACCAACAAGGGAGTTTATGAAGCAAGATGTGACGGCTTACATCAAATATTACAACTTGGAGCGACTTCATTCTGCTAATAACGATCTGTCACCTGTAGAGTTTGAGAATTCTCAAGTAAAAGTGTCCAGTTTGGGTTGA